A stretch of Gemmatimonadota bacterium DNA encodes these proteins:
- a CDS encoding aminotransferase class V-fold PLP-dependent enzyme, whose protein sequence is MTYKSGRHFLQLPGPTNVPERVLRAMSRPTIDHRGPEFQKLTERLLTELKWMFRTQHPVLIYPSSATGAWEAALTNTLSPGDRVLSFDQGFFAGKWATVAERFGLDVQRESWEPRRGVAADAVIDSLRADTRQAIKAVLVVHNETSTGVTSDVEAIGTAMRASEHGALLFVDTVSSLGVTELRHDDWCIDVTVTGSQKGLMLPPGLSFVAIGPRALQAHRTAKLPRSYWDWDDQLTFNERGFFPYTPATNLLYALDEALKMLREEGLERVFARHARWAEATRAAVAAWGLEAFALDAAEASNALTAVIVPHGSDAEALRATILERYDMSLGSGLGKLQGRVFRIGHLGDLNALTLLGTLGGVEMGLALAGVPHDSGGVAAAMEFLMREEGGGI, encoded by the coding sequence GTGACGTACAAGAGCGGACGCCACTTCCTGCAGCTACCCGGCCCTACCAACGTGCCGGAGCGTGTTCTGCGCGCGATGTCACGGCCGACGATCGACCACCGCGGGCCCGAGTTCCAGAAGCTCACGGAACGACTGCTCACCGAGCTGAAGTGGATGTTCCGGACCCAACATCCGGTTCTGATCTACCCGTCGTCGGCGACGGGCGCCTGGGAAGCCGCGCTGACGAACACGCTGTCGCCCGGGGACCGGGTATTGTCCTTCGACCAGGGCTTCTTCGCCGGCAAGTGGGCGACTGTCGCCGAGCGCTTCGGGCTCGACGTGCAGCGCGAGTCGTGGGAGCCTCGCCGCGGTGTCGCCGCGGACGCGGTCATCGATTCCCTGCGCGCCGACACACGGCAGGCGATCAAGGCGGTCCTCGTCGTGCACAACGAGACCTCGACGGGGGTCACGAGCGACGTGGAAGCCATCGGAACCGCGATGCGTGCCTCCGAGCACGGGGCGCTGCTTTTCGTCGATACCGTCTCGTCTCTGGGCGTGACCGAGCTCCGCCACGACGACTGGTGCATCGACGTCACAGTGACAGGGTCGCAGAAGGGGCTGATGCTTCCCCCCGGCCTCTCGTTCGTCGCCATCGGGCCGCGCGCGCTCCAGGCGCATCGCACGGCGAAGCTGCCGCGGTCCTACTGGGACTGGGACGATCAGCTCACCTTCAATGAGCGCGGTTTCTTCCCGTACACGCCTGCGACCAACCTGCTCTATGCGCTGGACGAAGCGCTGAAGATGCTGCGTGAAGAAGGGCTGGAGCGCGTGTTCGCCCGTCACGCGCGCTGGGCGGAGGCCACGCGCGCGGCCGTCGCCGCATGGGGCCTCGAGGCGTTCGCGTTGGACGCCGCGGAGGCGAGCAACGCTCTCACCGCCGTCATCGTGCCGCACGGATCGGATGCGGAGGCGCTGCGGGCGACCATCCTGGAGCGCTACGACATGTCGCTCGGCAGCGGTCTCGGCAAATTACAGGGGCGAGTCTTCCGGATCGGGCACCTGGGGGATCTGAATGCTCTCACGCTCTTGGGTACGCTCGGCGGTGTGGAGATGGGTCTCGCACTCGCGGGCGTCCCGCATGACAGCGGTGGAGTGGCTGCGGCGATGGAGTTCCTGATGAGGGAAGAGGGAGGAGGCATCTGA
- a CDS encoding TRAP transporter substrate-binding protein has protein sequence MRNHGLWVFAALLLFSACAGETGGPRELKFGHVGEPGSLFALSAEEFARRANERLDGYEVVVFGSSQLGGDELLLQKIKLGTVEFALPSSVMSSQIDEFGLFEMPYLVQDRAHMRAIEEAVVWPDLVPLAEAAGYRVIAVWENGFRHVTNNTRPIVRPDDLAGIKLRTPRGVWRVKLFQELGANPTPMALSEVFIGLQTGVIDGQENPLAQIWASKLYEVQEYLSLTGHVYTPAYVVVSPTRWDRLPADVRRILEEEAKATQAFVHETATRLDAELLDRVREAGVLVNTPERSAFERSSAPIYDEFARTVEGGSDLVQRAVAAGSN, from the coding sequence ATGCGGAACCACGGACTGTGGGTGTTCGCGGCCTTGCTCCTCTTCTCGGCGTGCGCCGGGGAGACGGGAGGGCCTCGGGAGCTGAAGTTCGGCCACGTAGGCGAACCGGGCTCGCTCTTCGCGCTCTCGGCGGAGGAATTCGCCCGCCGTGCCAACGAGCGTCTCGACGGCTACGAGGTCGTCGTCTTCGGGTCGAGTCAGCTCGGAGGTGACGAGCTGTTGCTGCAGAAGATCAAGCTCGGCACCGTGGAGTTCGCGCTGCCGTCTTCGGTGATGTCTTCGCAGATCGACGAGTTCGGGCTCTTCGAGATGCCGTATCTCGTGCAAGATCGAGCCCACATGCGTGCGATCGAGGAGGCGGTAGTGTGGCCTGATCTTGTGCCTTTGGCCGAGGCCGCCGGCTACCGCGTCATCGCTGTGTGGGAAAACGGATTCCGGCACGTGACCAACAACACGCGACCCATCGTGAGGCCCGACGACCTGGCCGGAATAAAGCTGCGCACGCCGCGCGGTGTGTGGCGGGTGAAGCTCTTCCAGGAGTTGGGTGCCAACCCGACGCCGATGGCGCTCTCCGAGGTCTTCATCGGACTGCAGACCGGCGTGATCGATGGGCAAGAGAATCCGCTCGCCCAGATCTGGGCCTCGAAGCTCTACGAGGTGCAGGAGTACCTGTCGCTCACCGGGCACGTGTACACTCCGGCGTACGTCGTCGTCTCACCCACCCGCTGGGACCGGCTGCCGGCGGACGTGCGCCGCATCCTCGAGGAGGAGGCGAAGGCGACGCAGGCGTTCGTGCACGAGACCGCGACCCGTCTCGATGCCGAGCTGCTCGACCGGGTTCGCGAGGCCGGCGTACTCGTGAACACCCCGGAGCGGAGCGCCTTCGAGCGTTCCAGTGCGCCGATCTACGACGAGTTCGCGCGCACCGTCGAGGGTGGCAGCGACCTCGTCCAGCGCGCCGTCGCCGCAGGATCCAACTGA
- a CDS encoding TRAP transporter small permease subunit, producing MIALALVVVVGVGFRKAGASLVWYDEVASLMLAWLTYYGAALAALHRGHIGMPTLVDRLSGRARKAVVLVAEVCVLAFFVVLAGAGVRVLTVLGGTTLVSLPWLPMVVAQSVIPIGAVLFIAAQLLSLPQALAQPARQDGEPEERT from the coding sequence ATGATCGCGCTCGCGCTGGTCGTCGTGGTGGGGGTCGGCTTCCGAAAGGCGGGTGCTTCGCTGGTCTGGTACGACGAGGTCGCGTCGCTCATGCTCGCGTGGCTCACGTACTACGGCGCCGCGTTGGCAGCGCTCCACAGGGGACACATCGGCATGCCGACCCTTGTGGACCGCCTCTCCGGGCGCGCGCGCAAGGCGGTGGTGCTGGTAGCGGAAGTGTGCGTGCTCGCGTTCTTCGTCGTGCTCGCCGGTGCCGGCGTCCGGGTGCTCACCGTGCTGGGCGGAACGACACTCGTATCGCTCCCGTGGCTTCCGATGGTCGTGGCCCAGTCGGTGATCCCGATCGGAGCGGTGCTCTTCATCGCGGCGCAACTGCTGTCGCTGCCACAGGCCCTCGCACAGCCCGCACGGCAGGATGGCGAGCCGGAGGAGCGTACGTGA